AAACGAGGTGGTTTTTACAGCGCCAGAACCGGGCGATTATCCATATATTTGCAGTTTTCCGGGGCATTATTTGATGATGCAGGGAGTGATGCATTCTGTCGCCAAAAAAGATGCGGCGAAATAAAACTGTTAAATTCACATTATAAACAACAAAAAAGCGAGCATCTATGTTCGCTTTTTTGTTTGGTTGCATTATTTCAGCGCATATTTCGGGGAATAATCGGTACGATTTTATTTTACATCGATCAAATGTCTCAGATTATTAAACGTTTTTGCACCGATTCCTTTAACCGATTTCAATTCCTCAATGTTCGAAAAATTACCGATTTCTGTGCGATAAGCAATGATACGTGCGGCAATTGCTGGCCCGATTCGCGGCAAGGTTTCCAGTTCCGCGAGGGTAGCAGTGTTGATATTAACTTTACCAATCGCTTTTTTGTTGCGGGACGTTTTGCTTGATTTTGGTTGCTGTTGCGGAAGTAATGGCTGCGCATATGGTGTATTTGTGGAATCGGCAAAAAGCGAGTCGCCAGTTTCAATTGTTGATTGCGATATTTGTTGCTTCTGCATCCGAAATTCGGTTTCAAACGCGCTAAAATCGTACGGCTCAGTGGGATAAATCAGACTCGCGAGATTCTCACCGCCCATTAACAAAATCGCGATAGCTGCAAAATACAACATCGCCGAAAGCTGGCTTTTTGAAAATTTCATCTATTTAGTGCATTTTTTGTGGGAAAAACAGGTGCACGTTGTGCACATTGGTGCAGATTTTTCACTGCGAAAAACCTGCGTTTATTCAAAATTCAATACTTCTTTCAATCGCTGGAAAAAACCTTTTTCCTTTTTGGGCGCTTGAATATTTTCAGATTTGAGCAAATCTCCCAATAATTCTTTGTCTCTGGCGCTCAATTTTGTGGGAATCCAGACCTTTATCTGAACCAGAAAATCGCCTTTGCTGTGGCTGCGCAATTCGGGGATTCCTTTTCCGCGCAACCGGAAAACCTTGCCAACCTGCGTTCCTGCCGGAATGGTTATTTCCACTTTTTTGTAGCGATCCGGGTTTTCGTGCGGCAGCTCTTTGTCGGCAACTTCTAATGTGGGAATTTCCACGGAACCGCCCATCGCCAATTCCGGAAAGCTGGCGTAATAATCAAATACCACATTGTTTTCGTGCCGGACAAACAGCGGATGATCTTTTTCCTGAATCACTACAATCAAATCGCCATTGGGTCCGCTGTTGGGTCCTGCGTTTCCTTTGCCCTGTACCGACAGATAATTTCCGCTCATCACACCGGCAGGGATATTGACTTCCACTGTTTCTTCGCCGCGAACGCGACCTTCGCCCCGGCAGGTTTCGCAGGGATTGGTGATGATTGTTCCTTTGCCACGGCATTGCGAACAGGCGCTTACGTTTACAAATCGTCCAAAAATTGATTGGGAAACTTGACGCACTTCTCCGGCACCCTGGCAGGTCGGGCAGGTTGAGGCTTTTGAGCCGGGACGGCTGCCTTCGCCGTTACAGGTGTTGCATTGAACCTGTTTGTTTATTTTTAATCGCTTTTTTACACCGGCGGCAATTTCTTCGAGGTCGAGTTCGAGGCTGATTTGCAAATCGCGTCCGCGTTCCCGGCGATCGCCGCGGCGCTGTCCGCCGCCAAAAATATCGCCAAATCCGAACCCGAACCCTTCTTCCATAAATGTCCGTAATGCGTCGGATAAATCAAAATTCGGATCGTATCCCTGAGCGCCTTTAACACCATCGTGTCCGAAACGGTCGTATCGTTGCCGCTTTTCCGAATGGCTCAGCACTTCGTATGCTTCGCCAACTTCTTTAAATTTTTCTTCTGCTTCCGGATTATCCTGATTGCGATCCGGGTGATATTTCATTGCTAATTTTCGATAGGCGCTTTTGACTTCCTCTGGAGAGGCATCCCTCGAAACACCCAAAATTTCGTAATAATCACGTTTTGACATCCCAAACCCCACTAATTTTTGCCATAAATTTCTGAAATTTTGCGTGCTGTAAATTCAACAATTGAGAGAAATTTACTATAATTCATTCGTTTTGGTCCAATAATTCCGACAACACCGCTCACGTCGCCAATTTGATAGCGAGCGGTAATAATGCTGCATGCAGCCATCTTTTGTTCATCAATTTCTTCACCGATTTTGATGCTGGTTGGCTGCTCGTTATCCGCTTCCGCCAAAATTTTCACTAGTTCGCGGCGTGTTTCCAGCATTTCCATTACCGATGTCAGCGTGCTGACATCCTGAAAATCCGGCGATTGCAAAATATTTTGCGTGCCTTTAAAATAGAGGTCGATATCTTCGCTGAAATTGAACAGCCTGTCCACACGTTGCGAAAACATTCGTACCAAACCTGTGTCTTCGTGCTGAATGTCTTTCACGACTGCCGAAAATGTGCGTTTGATATCGGAGATTTTCATGCCCTGCAAACGCTCGTTTAATATCTGGCTCACCAGATTCAATTTGTCCGGCGAAACCAGTTGCGAAATTTCCAGCGTAATTGTCCGCACAAATCCGGATTTTACGGTGATGATAACCAGTAATTTTTCGGATGATAATGGAATTAACTCCATCCGTTCAAAAATGCCCTGCTCAATACGGGGCGACATCATGATCCCGATTTGTTTGGACAAATGCGCTAAAATGCGGGTCACTTCATTTAACACATCTTCCAGATCGTAATTTTCAAGCGGATTGATCGTTACTGTTATCTGCTCTTTTTCGTCGAATGATAAACGACTTTTTTTCATCAACATATCCACATATGCCCGATATGCGGGTGTTTGCGGCACTCTTCCGGCGGATGTGTGCGGTTGATAAATATATCCGCGCGATTCCAGCATTGCCATTATATTACGTATCGTCGCCGGGCTGATGTTTAAACGGCTGGTTTGCGCAATTAATGATGAGCTAACCGGCGTGGCGGTATCGATAAAATTTTTGACCAATTCGCCCAAAACGAGTTTTTCTTTTGTAGAAAGAACCATTTCCGACAAACTACCTTTCGAAAAAACTGATTTGTTACGTTAAGCGGCAGTTACTGGCGCGTAAAAATTGCCGAATAATCAACCACCTCAGATGAAAATTAATGTTATCCAAATTATATAATCGACACAAACTTAGGGTATTAAAGATCACCTTTGCAAGCAATTAATTTTCAATTGCCGAGTGCAATTATATAAAAAAAATATCGGCTAAACAAGTAACACGCATACATTTTTGAATTTTGCAATTTATTCGATGGATCAAAAATTTTGAGTGATTTTTTGGTGTGTTTGATCGGCGATATTTGAAAAGAACAAATGGCGCAAATGCTTTAAATCGGGTAAGTATCCTGTAAAACGAACCCTTTTTTACTGCTGCATTGCCCGTAATGTCTGGTTGCTGTTATTCACCCGTTCTCCTAAAATCCCCACAATAAATCGATGAAATAGTGCAGCAAGTTCAGGGTGTTCCTCTTCCATTAACCGTAATTTTTGGGTGGCCAAAAATAGTACCGTGCAAGCTTCATTAGTGACAACGGAAGCTGTTGCCGGTCGCTGGAGATACACGCTCAATTCGCCGATGACGGTGCCGGGTTGCATTTTTCGCAATCGAATAATCGTGCCGTTTTTTAGCTCCAGTTGCGCCGTTACTTTTCCGGATTCCAGAATATATAAACCAACCGGTTCGGCACCTTGCACGATGAGATGTTCATTTTCCGGAATTGTTTTGTGAACAAAATACGGGTGCATTTGTTTTGCGAAATTGCGCAAGGTCGCTTGCGGTAAATCATGGTGCAGTGCACCGGAGACAATCGATTCCAAAATGGAGATATCGGCAAATTCCCCATCCGATTTTTCATCCGGAAAATGGTGCAGCATTTTTTCTTCAACCCATTCCATCCCGTAATCCAGATCGTCAAAATAGATGACGGTTTGATCGTCTTCCGCGATATTTGCTGCGGCCAACTGCCGTTTCATGATCTCGGAAAGATTGGTGAAAATCAGCGTAAACGATTGCGATTGCGCCAGCATTTTTAGTTTTTCGAAACTGTTTAATGCAGATGAATCGAGCCCGGTAACCAGCCGGAAATCGAGCAACACATATCTGAGGCTGGGCAAGGGTGCGTTCAGGGCGCGAACCCGAACGGTCGCCAGAATATTGTTCGCTGTGCCAAAAAAGAGAAAGCCCTGCAATTGCATGACA
The window above is part of the Calditrichia bacterium genome. Proteins encoded here:
- the dnaJ gene encoding molecular chaperone DnaJ; its protein translation is MSKRDYYEILGVSRDASPEEVKSAYRKLAMKYHPDRNQDNPEAEEKFKEVGEAYEVLSHSEKRQRYDRFGHDGVKGAQGYDPNFDLSDALRTFMEEGFGFGFGDIFGGGQRRGDRRERGRDLQISLELDLEEIAAGVKKRLKINKQVQCNTCNGEGSRPGSKASTCPTCQGAGEVRQVSQSIFGRFVNVSACSQCRGKGTIITNPCETCRGEGRVRGEETVEVNIPAGVMSGNYLSVQGKGNAGPNSGPNGDLIVVIQEKDHPLFVRHENNVVFDYYASFPELAMGGSVEIPTLEVADKELPHENPDRYKKVEITIPAGTQVGKVFRLRGKGIPELRSHSKGDFLVQIKVWIPTKLSARDKELLGDLLKSENIQAPKKEKGFFQRLKEVLNFE
- a CDS encoding helix-hairpin-helix domain-containing protein, with translation MKFSKSQLSAMLYFAAIAILLMGGENLASLIYPTEPYDFSAFETEFRMQKQQISQSTIETGDSLFADSTNTPYAQPLLPQQQPKSSKTSRNKKAIGKVNINTATLAELETLPRIGPAIAARIIAYRTEIGNFSNIEELKSVKGIGAKTFNNLRHLIDVK
- the hrcA gene encoding heat-inducible transcription repressor HrcA, whose product is MVLSTKEKLVLGELVKNFIDTATPVSSSLIAQTSRLNISPATIRNIMAMLESRGYIYQPHTSAGRVPQTPAYRAYVDMLMKKSRLSFDEKEQITVTINPLENYDLEDVLNEVTRILAHLSKQIGIMMSPRIEQGIFERMELIPLSSEKLLVIITVKSGFVRTITLEISQLVSPDKLNLVSQILNERLQGMKISDIKRTFSAVVKDIQHEDTGLVRMFSQRVDRLFNFSEDIDLYFKGTQNILQSPDFQDVSTLTSVMEMLETRRELVKILAEADNEQPTSIKIGEEIDEQKMAACSIITARYQIGDVSGVVGIIGPKRMNYSKFLSIVEFTARKISEIYGKN